The following proteins are co-located in the Heteronotia binoei isolate CCM8104 ecotype False Entrance Well chromosome 21, APGP_CSIRO_Hbin_v1, whole genome shotgun sequence genome:
- the MOB2 gene encoding MOB kinase activator 2 isoform X3: protein MDWLMGKSKGKPNGKKLAPEEKKLYLEPEYTKSRITDFEFKELVMLPREIDLNEWLASNTTTFFHHINLQYSTISEFCTGESCQTMAVCNTQYYWYDERGKKIKCTAPQYVDFVMSSVQKLVTDEDVFPTKYGKEFPNSFESLVKKICKYLFHVLAHIYSSHFKETLALELHGHLNTLYIHFILFIREFNLVDPKETSIMDDLTEVLCTTSGSSSNGSGNGSSGSSSGSSAGAQNHVKER from the exons GAAATCTAAGGGAAAACCAAATGGTAAAAAGCTGGCACCAGAAGAAAAGAAACTCTACCTAGAGCCAGAATACACAAAGTCCAGAATTACTGACTTTGAATTCAAAGAGTTAGTTATGCTACCACGTGAAATAGATCTTAATGAGTGGCTAGCCAGCAACA cAACAACCTTTTTCCACCACATCAATTTACAGTATAGTACAATCTCTGAATTTTGTACAGGAGAGTCATGTCAGACTATGGCAGTGTGCAATAC ACAATACTACTGGTATGATGagcggggaaagaagataaagtgcACTGCCCCTCAGTATGTTGATTTTGTCATGAGTTCAGTACAGAAGCTAGTAACGGATGAAGATGTCTTTCCTACAAAATATG GTAAAGAATTTCCCAACTCCTTTGAATCCCTAGTGAAGAAGATTTGCAAATACCTGTTCCATGTGCTGGCCCACATCTATTCCTCACACTTTAAGGAAACTTTGGCACTGGAGCTGCATGGACACTTGAACACACTCTACATACACTTCATTCTATTCATCAGGGAGTTCAACCTGGTGGACCCTAAAGAAACCTCCATCATGGATGATCTCACAGAAGTCCTCTGTACCACCAGTGGAAGCAGCAGCAATGGGAGTGGCAATGGCAGTAGTGGCAGCAGTAGTGGTAGCAGCGCAGGAGCACAGAACCATGTGAAGGAGAGATGA
- the MOB2 gene encoding MOB kinase activator 2 isoform X2, giving the protein MRLKRNGSYTLNRKSKGKPNGKKLAPEEKKLYLEPEYTKSRITDFEFKELVMLPREIDLNEWLASNTTTFFHHINLQYSTISEFCTGESCQTMAVCNTQYYWYDERGKKIKCTAPQYVDFVMSSVQKLVTDEDVFPTKYGKEFPNSFESLVKKICKYLFHVLAHIYSSHFKETLALELHGHLNTLYIHFILFIREFNLVDPKETSIMDDLTEVLCTTSGSSSNGSGNGSSGSSSGSSAGAQNHVKER; this is encoded by the exons GAAATCTAAGGGAAAACCAAATGGTAAAAAGCTGGCACCAGAAGAAAAGAAACTCTACCTAGAGCCAGAATACACAAAGTCCAGAATTACTGACTTTGAATTCAAAGAGTTAGTTATGCTACCACGTGAAATAGATCTTAATGAGTGGCTAGCCAGCAACA cAACAACCTTTTTCCACCACATCAATTTACAGTATAGTACAATCTCTGAATTTTGTACAGGAGAGTCATGTCAGACTATGGCAGTGTGCAATAC ACAATACTACTGGTATGATGagcggggaaagaagataaagtgcACTGCCCCTCAGTATGTTGATTTTGTCATGAGTTCAGTACAGAAGCTAGTAACGGATGAAGATGTCTTTCCTACAAAATATG GTAAAGAATTTCCCAACTCCTTTGAATCCCTAGTGAAGAAGATTTGCAAATACCTGTTCCATGTGCTGGCCCACATCTATTCCTCACACTTTAAGGAAACTTTGGCACTGGAGCTGCATGGACACTTGAACACACTCTACATACACTTCATTCTATTCATCAGGGAGTTCAACCTGGTGGACCCTAAAGAAACCTCCATCATGGATGATCTCACAGAAGTCCTCTGTACCACCAGTGGAAGCAGCAGCAATGGGAGTGGCAATGGCAGTAGTGGCAGCAGTAGTGGTAGCAGCGCAGGAGCACAGAACCATGTGAAGGAGAGATGA